The sequence CTAAAACTAGTAGTTCTGCTAAACAACAAGAGGGGGCGACTGCAACTAAATCGACATCAGCTAAATCGACATCGAAAACAGCCGGAAAATCAACAGCAGCAATGACGAGTAAAACTAATGGAAAAACCACTGCACAATCAAAAACACCAACTAAAGATAATCCCAAAACAATTCagaataaaactaataaaACAGGCAAAATAACAACTCCTAAAACTACCCCAACTGGGACTGGGAAAACTACCCCAACTGGGACTGGGAAAACTACCCCAACAGGCACTGGGAAAACTACCCCAACAGGCACTGGGAAAACTACTCCAACAGGAGCTGGGAAAACTCCCCCAACAGGGGCTGGGAAAACTACCCCAACAGGGGCTGGGAAAACTACCCCAACAGGGGCTGGGAAAACTACCCCAACAGGGGCTGGGAAAGCTTCTCAAACAGGGACTGGGAAAACTGCTCCAACAGGAGCTGGAAAATCACAAGGGAAAGCAGCTACCACTGCAACTGGAAAATCTACTCCGGTTGCAAAAACCCCTCCAGCAGGTGGGAAATCCCCTACTGGAAAGTCTGTACCTAAGTCACTACAGGGTAAAGATTCTCAGGGTTCTACGGGGTCTAAAGGTTCGGGTAAGGGTAATGGGTCAACTAATAACAAAAATGCCAAGAATAAATAATTAACAATAGTTTATTTATTGTATgtaaaaattttttattataccTTGGTTCACTGATCTCTTTGTTTTTTAATATTAGAAAGTTTTGTTAAATACACGGTAATAGCAACTAGTTAAACCTGAGAGTCGAAAACCATAgttaatgtttcaaatcaatcgATAAGAAGTCAATAAGTATTATCGATGCAAGACGTGACATTTTGCAAAAAGACAATAGCCAGTTTTATTTGAGTGTGGGTGATTCCATGTTGTTTCTTCTGAGATCTCTTTGTGAAGTATGAATCTTATGATTGTATTTAAAGAATGCTGGTAACCGTAACTCAAaagctatgaaaatatatgtaaTAGTGTTAATATATGCATTTAATTCTTGCATTTGTAAACTGTAGACAAACGTTTTTAGTTTTTCTACGTCTGTGAATGTCTGATGTCTGTAGTCTATAATGTGTCTATAAATACATGTGCTTCCAAAATTAATTTGgatatttctatatcataaTTCAGTGCgtttatttttagaatttatttctaataaggatttcagtaattttgaGGATCTTTTGACCAGTCATGGCTGCAAATGGGGGACGCAGGTGCGTGATaagatattgatttatttcctGACAGATATACGCTATTTTCATGCTATTTTAACGCGGAACGTGGTGGCCTAGCGGCATTCTTGTAAACTAATGTCACTCGACATCCTTAACCAGTCCAACCTTcgaatagactggttgcctgtccacagtagttcacagaaattacGCCAGgtgaccgtacggtgctgccaccaagttGAATGAAAATCGTTTCTCAAATATGACGTCAAATTGGGAAATCCGGAAGTCCACGTAGCACTACACTTCATGAACTTCATGTCATATTTATCGTCTCGAACTCTTtctttcatctgaaatattacaaaaatttATAAGATGCCGAGCAAAAAAGAAAGTCTGAGAGATAAACTTGAGGATAACGTTCTGGACCTGAGTTTGAATGAGCTGTCCGTTGTTCCAGTGAAGGAAATAGTGAGTAGACGTCGAtcggatgatgatgattgatgatgatgatgaggataCCGGTTCGGCCGGGTTAGGTTGAAGATGTAGAGTAGGCGTAGCGTAGGTGTACTAGTCTACGAGTACAGTTACAAAGTTACCAGTGCAGATTaagaaaaacaatgatttttgttCACTGCatgtaataatatattttttaggCTGCTCTAAAACAAGGGACTCATCTAGATCTATCATGCAACCTCATCACATCATTACCAGTAAGTATCTATTACTTAATAGTAATCTAATCAAATTCAGCAAATCCTTGAACTTATCAATCCTCTTCTTGATTGAATAGTCTATTCTTGTATTTTTGAGTACATTGGCATTGTCTTTTTCAGGACTCATTTTGCGAATTAACGCATTTAGTGAAACTAGACTTGAGTAAGAATCAGTTAGTGTCGTTACCACAAGCATTTGGAAACTTGCGAAATTTGCGCCGCGTCGACTTGTCGGGAAATAACTTAGTGACTCTACCTGTTGGGCTGGGACACTTTAAGAGTCTACAATGGTTAGATTTGAAGGGTAATCCTCTAGATGAACGTTTACAGCGTGTTGCTGGACTCTGTCTCGACGAAACTCAATGTAAATCATGTGCCAAAAGAGTAAGTATTATCTCTATTCGAATCTGCGTGACTCCATACTTCATCGCATAGACCAGCCTACCTCTGCAGTAGTTTTAAGCACAAATGACAATAATTTAACTTTGAAAAGagtattttatttgaaaatgagttaCTTCATTCGGATTTTGAGAGTATTTTAATAAGTGTTAAGTTACATCAAAATGCTCTTTTTCCTTGAAAGATGGTTGCATTTATGAAAGAAGTTCTGTCGGAACAAGAGAGAAAACGTCAAATTCAGTTGAAAGAAGATCGGGgtaaaaatcattgaattctGGGCGCCAAAAACTCTTTACGGTTGACTTCTTGTAGTTTGATTATTATTTCTGTATGCAGCGAAAGAAGCGGAAAAAAAGGCGGAATTAGAACGAGAAAGAGAATtgagaaagaaagaaaaattggCAGAGAAAGAAAAGAGACGTGTAGAATATTTAGAGAAACAGCAAGAAATAGCAGCGCGTCAAAAACAAGTTTTCAAATCAAACGGTATTTTATTAGCTATTTATAGTTCATGATTTGTTAGATGACCAGACCTGTATTTTCAACTATATCTATCCATTCAGGTGAAAATAATGTGACAGGGCATGGTGATAAGAATAATGCTAAAACGGATAAGAAAGGTACTGTTTCTTAATGCgaggggatcattcatttattatgttcACACGTTGGGGGAGGGGTGATGTCCGATGCGTACAAGTGGAGGGGTCAAATATTTTGTTCGTACGCTAATAAGTCCCTagatgaaatacatttttcgtggtttatatcaaaatattcatgattttctatatatttatCTTCAGATGGATTGTCGTGTAAAGGTTTTATTGTATCCCTCCTTGTACTACTCATAGCTGTCGCGATAGGGCTATGCGTTTATCT is a genomic window of Tubulanus polymorphus chromosome 5, tnTubPoly1.2, whole genome shotgun sequence containing:
- the LOC141905772 gene encoding leucine-rich repeat-containing protein 59-like, whose amino-acid sequence is MPSKKESLRDKLEDNVLDLSLNELSVVPVKEIAALKQGTHLDLSCNLITSLPDSFCELTHLVKLDLSKNQLVSLPQAFGNLRNLRRVDLSGNNLVTLPVGLGHFKSLQWLDLKGNPLDERLQRVAGLCLDETQCKSCAKRMVAFMKEVLSEQERKRQIQLKEDRAKEAEKKAELERERELRKKEKLAEKEKRRVEYLEKQQEIAARQKQVFKSNGENNVTGHGDKNNAKTDKKDGLSCKGFIVSLLVLLIAVAIGLCVYLVSKDGNMPWKEYLK